The following are from one region of the Stanieria cyanosphaera PCC 7437 genome:
- a CDS encoding mersacidin/lichenicidin family type 2 lantibiotic → MSNQDIVRAWKDEDYWHSLSEEMRSRLPENPAGIIELSDEQMELIVGGLKISSRGNCTINSNHSQVCITKQNFNCLITKVIKNGVCINRVF, encoded by the coding sequence ATGTCTAACCAAGATATTGTTCGCGCTTGGAAAGATGAAGATTATTGGCATAGTCTCAGTGAAGAAATGCGATCGCGTTTACCAGAAAATCCCGCAGGAATAATTGAACTATCTGATGAACAGATGGAACTTATTGTAGGTGGTTTAAAAATTTCTTCCCGTGGCAATTGTACTATTAATTCTAATCATTCTCAGGTGTGTATCACCAAACAAAATTTCAACTGTCTGATCACCAAAGTAATTAAAAATGGAGTTTGCATCAACCGTGTCTTTTGA
- a CDS encoding mersacidin/lichenicidin family type 2 lantibiotic, whose protein sequence is MSNQDIIRAWKDENYWNSLSEEQRSQLPENPAGITELIDIEMETIAGGKYYLMPKFPREFFEQPSTYFLTGCDVFPNG, encoded by the coding sequence ATGTCTAACCAAGATATTATTCGCGCTTGGAAAGATGAAAACTATTGGAATAGTCTCAGTGAAGAACAACGCTCTCAATTACCAGAAAACCCTGCGGGAATTACTGAATTAATAGATATTGAGATGGAAACTATAGCTGGTGGTAAATATTACCTAATGCCTAAATTTCCTCGGGAATTTTTTGAACAACCATCTACCTATTTTCTAACGGGTTGTGATGTTTTTCCGAACGGCTGA
- a CDS encoding peptidase domain-containing ABC transporter, with translation MKYQSVRQHSEEDCGAACLASISKFYGKTFTINSIREAVGTGQQGTTLLGLKQGANRLGFNARGVKAAIEVINKQAMPLPAIIHWKGYHWVVLYGKKGKKYVIADPATGIRYLDTKSLVEAWLDGVMLLLEPDPIRFFTQEDEKDKIGGFGRFFKRVFPYRGIVGQALLLNSILGLLSLASPFLLQILTDDVLVRGDTQLLTRVAIAVVVMHLVSSSLQLIQSNLIAHFSQRLQLGLILEFGRQILRLPLQYYESRRSGEIVSRLEDIQAINQLVAQVVVSLPSQFFIAVVSLSFMVFYSAKLALVGIAIALVMTVSTIVFLPTLHQKTRSLLVLSAENQGVLVETFKGAITLKTTAAEPQFWEELQNRFSRFANFTFSTMQIGIINGTFSTLVSNIGSIALLWFGSSLVIGKELTIGQLLAFNSMNTNFTTFISTAISFIDEFTRVKTATQRLTEVIDATPEIVEEQPKPWVKISDNINIICNNLNFHHPGRVDLLEDFSLTIPGGQVIALIGKSGCGKSTLAKMIAGLYSPQSGNIRFGIYNQQDLALDCLRQQVVLVPQDAHFWSRSITENFRLGNPEIPFECIVAACQITGADEFISKLPDKYQTVLGEFGSNLSGGQRQRLAIARAIVNNPPVLILDESTGALDPVSETEVLENLLFHRQGKTTIMISHRPPVIGRADWIVLLEQGRLKVQGSLDKLRYQAGEHLKFLML, from the coding sequence ATGAAATATCAGTCGGTTAGACAGCACAGTGAAGAAGACTGTGGTGCAGCTTGTCTAGCTTCTATTAGCAAATTTTACGGTAAAACCTTTACTATTAATAGTATTCGAGAAGCAGTAGGAACCGGACAACAAGGCACTACTTTATTGGGATTAAAACAAGGAGCAAACAGACTTGGTTTTAATGCTAGAGGAGTCAAAGCTGCCATCGAAGTTATCAATAAACAAGCTATGCCTCTGCCAGCGATTATTCACTGGAAAGGTTATCACTGGGTAGTTTTATACGGTAAAAAAGGCAAAAAATACGTTATTGCTGACCCTGCTACTGGGATTCGTTATCTAGATACCAAATCTTTAGTAGAAGCTTGGCTAGATGGGGTAATGCTGCTTTTAGAACCCGATCCTATCCGCTTTTTTACTCAAGAAGATGAAAAAGACAAAATAGGTGGTTTTGGACGTTTTTTCAAGCGAGTATTTCCTTATCGAGGGATAGTCGGTCAGGCTTTACTACTTAACTCCATCCTGGGTTTATTATCTCTTGCTTCTCCTTTTTTATTGCAAATCTTAACTGATGATGTTTTAGTTCGTGGGGATACTCAATTATTAACTAGAGTTGCTATTGCGGTAGTAGTAATGCATTTAGTTAGTAGTAGCCTTCAATTGATTCAATCTAACTTAATTGCTCACTTTTCTCAACGATTGCAATTAGGATTGATTTTGGAGTTTGGTAGACAAATTTTACGATTGCCTTTGCAATACTACGAATCGCGTCGTAGTGGCGAAATTGTTAGCCGTTTAGAAGATATTCAAGCGATTAATCAACTGGTTGCTCAAGTAGTGGTTAGTTTACCCAGTCAATTTTTTATTGCTGTGGTTTCCTTGAGTTTCATGGTGTTTTACAGTGCCAAACTTGCATTGGTAGGAATAGCGATCGCTTTGGTAATGACTGTTTCTACTATAGTTTTCTTACCCACTCTCCACCAAAAGACTCGTAGCCTTTTAGTACTATCAGCAGAAAATCAAGGTGTGTTGGTGGAAACGTTTAAAGGTGCGATTACACTCAAAACTACGGCTGCTGAACCTCAATTTTGGGAAGAATTACAAAACCGTTTTAGTCGTTTTGCCAATTTTACTTTCAGCACTATGCAGATTGGTATCATCAACGGCACTTTTTCTACCCTGGTTTCTAATATTGGTAGTATTGCTTTGCTTTGGTTTGGTAGTAGCTTAGTGATTGGTAAAGAGTTGACTATCGGTCAATTGTTGGCATTCAACAGCATGAACACCAATTTCACTACTTTTATTAGTACGGCGATTAGTTTTATCGATGAATTTACCCGAGTCAAAACTGCTACCCAACGTCTTACGGAAGTAATCGATGCTACACCAGAAATTGTCGAAGAACAACCAAAACCTTGGGTGAAAATTTCTGACAATATCAATATTATTTGTAATAATCTCAACTTTCATCATCCTGGCAGAGTCGATCTTTTAGAAGACTTTTCCCTTACCATTCCTGGCGGACAAGTGATCGCTTTGATTGGTAAATCTGGCTGTGGCAAAAGCACTTTAGCCAAAATGATTGCAGGATTATATTCTCCTCAGTCTGGTAATATTCGCTTCGGGATTTATAATCAACAAGATCTTGCTCTTGATTGTTTAAGACAACAAGTGGTTTTAGTTCCTCAAGATGCTCATTTCTGGAGTCGGTCGATTACAGAAAATTTTCGCTTAGGCAATCCCGAAATTCCTTTTGAGTGTATTGTCGCAGCTTGTCAGATTACTGGTGCTGATGAATTTATTAGTAAACTACCCGATAAATATCAAACTGTCTTAGGAGAATTTGGTTCTAATTTATCTGGAGGACAAAGACAAAGATTAGCGATCGCCAGAGCTATTGTCAACAATCCACCAGTTTTAATTTTAGATGAATCTACTGGTGCGCTCGATCCAGTTAGTGAAACTGAAGTTTTAGAAAATCTTTTATTTCATCGACAGGGTAAAACTACAATTATGATTAGCCACCGTCCTCCAGTAATTGGGCGAGCAGATTGGATTGTATTACTAGAGCAAGGACGTTTAAAAGTTCAAGGTTCTTTAGATAAATTACGCTATCAAGCTGGAGAACATTTGAAATTTTTGATGCTTTGA
- a CDS encoding HlyD family efflux transporter periplasmic adaptor subunit: MFSEAETHWELLRLYADINLARQNQNNQPPLTPLEKTCLRGLLCNYSPEQIASLLNGEPYALIINLTWKLHRCIQIMTGRTPKEVESYRDIPEWLEAAGYKICQSRQDWENAPDASIFYGRSQEQQILKQWIIQEQCRLVTIVGTVGIGKTFLTAKVAKEIQQEFDFVIWRSLRCYLSFEQLLAELIQLFSAEEVTNFQPDIYSNISQLIKYLRTARCLIILDDWQLILETPEEYQHYQILLKTIAEVPHQSCLVINSSEKPTDIALLSGDWVHCLNLQGLGKPAREILKDKGLLDEHLWDKIITLYRGNPRKLKLVASTIKDVFAGSVIEFFDQETYLEVIVDDVSKNLLDRQFQRLSELEQQIMKILARHTQPMTREQLQQELQLKVYTSEITKALESLLRRSLVEIIRNNGQQLFTLEPIVMKYVTRECLATEQKTNLVKVIPSLQTKPLPQLDPQSSVVIVNPQQQQSNLVLAKPNILPVVQENDFLPPISLWTRLSGLFLAGTVGIAIALAAVTPYKVTVQAQANIRPAGELRLVEAETEGSVVDIRAKENQTVKKGDIIAIIDNSSLETRKSQLTSNIVQANLQLKQIQAQINSQNHRISAETDRLNRTISSAEAQLSRRLREYQDRLITTSAEVTESQANLKSVQAALNAAISKRNRYQIVAHAGALSKNQLEEAQVAVEQQEQAVQAAKARLQSVQTALNPSNAEVAIAQENIAQEKAIGQSNLANLQREKEALIQQQIEIQQQRSRDQHELKQINKNLDQTAIKAIADGILFQLNLRNTGQRVVSGEEIAQIAPSNTPLVVKASVNAQNISQVKPGQLAQLRVSACPYPDYGIIKGVVSKLSPDTINTAVTSATAQTKIQSGETAFYQVTIEPESLVLGHGNNQCSLQLGMEGRVDIIANEETVLKFLLRKARLLTDL, translated from the coding sequence ATGTTTTCTGAAGCTGAAACTCACTGGGAACTCTTAAGACTGTACGCCGATATTAATCTTGCTAGACAAAATCAGAATAATCAACCGCCTCTTACTCCTCTGGAAAAAACTTGTCTGCGGGGATTGCTTTGCAATTACAGTCCTGAACAAATAGCTAGTCTTCTCAATGGAGAACCTTATGCATTAATCATTAACCTGACTTGGAAATTACATCGATGTATCCAAATCATGACTGGTAGAACACCAAAGGAAGTAGAAAGTTATAGAGATATTCCTGAATGGTTAGAAGCAGCAGGATACAAAATTTGTCAGTCACGCCAAGATTGGGAAAATGCACCAGATGCCTCCATTTTCTATGGACGCTCTCAAGAACAACAAATTCTCAAGCAATGGATTATTCAAGAGCAGTGTCGATTAGTAACTATTGTCGGCACAGTCGGTATTGGTAAGACTTTTTTAACGGCGAAGGTAGCCAAAGAGATCCAACAAGAGTTTGATTTTGTTATCTGGCGTAGTTTGCGTTGTTATCTTTCTTTTGAGCAACTTTTAGCTGAATTAATTCAATTGTTTTCTGCTGAAGAAGTAACTAATTTCCAACCAGATATCTATAGTAATATTTCCCAATTAATTAAATATTTACGAACTGCTCGTTGTTTAATCATTTTGGATGATTGGCAGTTAATCTTGGAAACACCAGAAGAATATCAGCATTATCAAATACTACTCAAAACAATCGCCGAAGTACCCCATCAAAGTTGCTTAGTAATTAATAGTTCTGAAAAACCTACTGACATAGCACTGTTATCAGGAGATTGGGTTCACTGTTTAAATTTACAAGGTTTGGGAAAACCAGCAAGGGAAATTTTAAAAGACAAAGGTTTATTGGATGAACATCTTTGGGACAAAATTATCACTCTTTATCGAGGTAATCCCAGAAAACTTAAATTGGTAGCAAGCACAATTAAAGATGTTTTTGCTGGTAGTGTGATTGAATTTTTCGACCAAGAAACTTACTTAGAGGTGATTGTCGATGATGTTTCTAAAAATCTTTTAGACCGGCAGTTTCAGCGTTTATCTGAACTTGAGCAACAGATTATGAAGATTCTGGCTCGTCACACTCAACCAATGACCCGCGAACAATTGCAACAAGAACTTCAACTAAAAGTATACACTTCAGAAATCACTAAAGCTTTAGAATCTCTGTTAAGGCGATCGCTTGTAGAAATAATCCGTAACAATGGTCAGCAACTTTTCACCCTCGAACCGATAGTGATGAAGTATGTAACTAGAGAGTGTTTAGCTACAGAACAAAAAACCAACTTAGTTAAAGTTATTCCTTCACTACAAACAAAACCCTTACCACAGTTAGACCCCCAATCTTCAGTAGTGATTGTTAATCCTCAACAGCAACAATCAAATTTAGTTTTAGCAAAACCAAATATTTTACCTGTAGTTCAAGAAAATGATTTTTTGCCACCAATTAGTCTTTGGACAAGACTTAGCGGACTATTTCTCGCTGGTACAGTAGGAATTGCGATCGCTCTTGCTGCTGTTACTCCCTACAAAGTTACTGTTCAAGCTCAGGCAAACATTCGTCCTGCTGGAGAATTACGTCTGGTAGAAGCCGAAACTGAAGGCTCAGTGGTAGATATTCGAGCCAAAGAAAATCAAACCGTCAAAAAAGGAGATATTATAGCTATTATCGATAATTCTTCCCTAGAAACCCGCAAAAGTCAGTTAACAAGTAATATTGTACAAGCCAACTTGCAACTCAAACAAATTCAAGCTCAAATCAACTCACAAAATCATCGCATCTCGGCAGAAACTGACCGCCTTAATCGCACAATCTCTTCAGCCGAAGCTCAATTGAGTCGTCGTCTTCGAGAATATCAAGACCGATTAATTACTACTAGTGCTGAAGTTACAGAATCTCAAGCTAATCTAAAATCCGTTCAAGCTGCCTTAAACGCTGCTATCTCCAAACGAAATCGCTATCAAATAGTAGCTCATGCAGGAGCTTTGTCTAAAAATCAATTAGAAGAAGCACAAGTAGCCGTAGAACAACAAGAACAAGCCGTTCAAGCTGCTAAAGCAAGACTACAAAGCGTACAAACAGCACTCAATCCAAGTAACGCCGAAGTTGCGATCGCTCAAGAGAATATTGCTCAAGAAAAAGCGATCGGTCAATCTAATCTAGCTAACCTACAACGAGAAAAAGAAGCTCTAATTCAACAACAAATTGAAATTCAACAACAGCGATCGCGTGACCAACACGAACTTAAACAAATAAACAAAAACCTCGATCAAACTGCTATTAAAGCGATCGCCGACGGTATTCTTTTTCAACTAAATTTACGCAATACAGGTCAGAGAGTAGTATCAGGTGAAGAAATTGCTCAAATTGCTCCTAGTAATACTCCTTTAGTCGTTAAAGCTTCTGTTAACGCCCAAAATATTAGTCAAGTAAAACCTGGTCAACTAGCACAGTTAAGAGTATCTGCTTGTCCCTATCCAGATTACGGAATTATTAAAGGCGTAGTAAGTAAACTTTCTCCAGATACCATAAATACGGCTGTTACTTCAGCTACTGCTCAAACTAAAATTCAGTCAGGCGAAACTGCTTTTTATCAAGTAACCATCGAACCAGAAAGTCTTGTTTTAGGTCATGGGAATAATCAGTGTTCGCTTCAATTGGGAATGGAAGGCAGAGTTGATATCATTGCCAACGAAGAAACTGTGTTGAAATTTTTACTTAGGAAAGCAAGATTGTTAACTGATTTATAA
- a CDS encoding phenylpyruvate tautomerase MIF-related protein, whose product MPLIKVKSSVSAPDRTIVESLLKNLSTKLAKHLGKPESYVMTAFESDIPMTFAGTFDPVCYVEIKSIGKMTSAQTNAMSKDFCQQIQETLGVSANRIYIEFADAQGYLWGWNSSTFG is encoded by the coding sequence ATGCCTTTAATCAAAGTCAAATCATCTGTATCTGCACCAGATCGAACTATTGTTGAAAGTTTACTTAAAAATTTGTCGACTAAGTTAGCTAAACATTTAGGTAAACCAGAATCTTATGTCATGACGGCTTTTGAGTCAGATATTCCAATGACATTTGCTGGTACTTTTGATCCTGTCTGCTACGTTGAAATAAAAAGTATTGGTAAAATGACTTCGGCACAAACTAATGCAATGAGCAAAGATTTTTGTCAGCAGATTCAAGAGACTTTGGGTGTATCTGCTAATCGTATTTACATTGAATTTGCCGACGCACAAGGATATCTTTGGGGTTGGAATAGTTCTACTTTCGGTTAA
- a CDS encoding flavin reductase family protein produces the protein MLDEQAKKTMLRKIPHGLYICGVKEGEEMNGFTVSWVMQSSFNPPLVVNCVKQGTTSHQMIQNTGVFALSFLEEGQQDLAANFFKPKTRVGNKFEDVEFYQGAETGCPIIKDSLGYIECKVVGTVEQGDHTVYVAEVISSGIHREGKQLLLESTGWQYGG, from the coding sequence GTGTTAGATGAACAAGCAAAAAAAACTATGTTACGCAAAATTCCCCACGGTCTTTATATTTGTGGTGTCAAAGAAGGGGAAGAAATGAATGGTTTTACTGTCAGTTGGGTAATGCAATCATCTTTTAACCCACCTTTAGTTGTTAATTGTGTCAAGCAAGGCACTACCTCCCATCAAATGATTCAAAACACAGGAGTATTTGCGCTTAGTTTTCTAGAAGAAGGACAACAAGATTTAGCAGCCAACTTTTTTAAACCCAAAACTAGGGTTGGTAATAAATTTGAAGATGTAGAATTTTATCAAGGTGCAGAAACTGGCTGTCCTATTATCAAAGATTCTCTTGGTTACATCGAATGCAAAGTTGTAGGTACAGTCGAACAAGGAGATCATACCGTTTATGTTGCAGAAGTAATTAGTTCTGGTATTCATCGCGAAGGTAAACAACTTCTGCTAGAAAGTACTGGTTGGCAGTATGGTGGTTAG
- a CDS encoding TFIIB-type zinc ribbon-containing protein, with product MSSLQCPKCNGRLKAVVYQGIEIDRCQQCGGIWFDSQEAETLKQIKGSDTVDLGQTEISDQFNLTEEEVDCPRCQKPMIRMLDIDRYNLWYEKCLNCGGVWFDAGEFKQFKQNFQTKTFFNVAKRLFKR from the coding sequence ATGAGTTCGCTCCAATGTCCCAAGTGTAATGGAAGATTAAAAGCAGTAGTATATCAAGGAATAGAAATTGATCGCTGTCAACAATGTGGAGGAATTTGGTTTGATTCTCAAGAAGCTGAAACACTTAAACAGATCAAAGGTTCAGATACAGTAGATCTTGGTCAAACAGAAATTAGCGATCAATTCAATCTTACCGAAGAAGAAGTTGACTGTCCTCGATGTCAAAAACCAATGATCCGAATGTTAGACATCGACCGATACAATCTCTGGTACGAAAAATGTCTTAACTGTGGTGGTGTCTGGTTTGATGCAGGAGAATTTAAACAATTTAAACAAAATTTTCAAACTAAGACTTTTTTCAATGTCGCTAAACGACTCTTTAAACGTTAA
- the coaE gene encoding dephospho-CoA kinase (Dephospho-CoA kinase (CoaE) performs the final step in coenzyme A biosynthesis.), with translation MNNHTRIIGLTGGIGTGKTTVSNYLASQYQLPVLDADIFAREAVQTGSPILREIFERYGDRVKLPNNHLNRQALGEIIFNNTAEKRWLESKIHPYVRSRFSEELAQLDINTIVFVIPLLFEANLTHLVTEIWVVSCDRAQQIQRLQQRNGLTTAQAINRIDSQIPLAEKIAKADVALDNNSTLEKLFIQIDEALKRKDTELN, from the coding sequence ATGAACAACCACACAAGAATTATTGGTTTAACGGGTGGAATTGGTACGGGAAAAACGACTGTATCCAATTATTTAGCTAGTCAATATCAACTACCTGTGTTGGATGCAGATATCTTTGCTAGAGAGGCTGTGCAAACAGGTTCGCCTATTCTGAGAGAAATTTTTGAGCGTTATGGCGATCGCGTTAAATTACCGAATAATCATCTCAATCGTCAAGCTTTAGGCGAAATTATTTTTAATAATACTGCAGAAAAAAGGTGGTTAGAAAGTAAAATTCATCCTTATGTTCGTTCTCGTTTTAGTGAGGAACTCGCCCAATTAGATATAAATACAATTGTTTTTGTGATTCCTTTATTATTTGAAGCAAACTTAACTCATTTAGTTACAGAAATTTGGGTAGTTAGTTGCGATCGCGCTCAACAAATTCAAAGATTACAACAACGTAATGGTTTAACAACTGCTCAAGCAATTAATCGAATTGATAGTCAAATTCCTTTAGCTGAAAAAATTGCCAAAGCTGATGTTGCTTTAGATAATAACTCTACTTTAGAAAAGCTTTTTATTCAAATTGATGAGGCATTAAAAAGAAAAGATACAGAACTCAACTAA
- a CDS encoding DUF2267 domain-containing protein, whose amino-acid sequence MPDEILNKNLPEIDLTEVEDSRVLIADEHRSFLEKVMVEGGFADPYDARDFTEVVFRVMRDLMTTEASDRVADELHEEAMPTEEKALQMEVTELWKDTNPIVGFLSRVRPPWQGPGIFKIDSDRFFFRVANEGGLERTSQNKDEQRKQAVKAVFSATKEQLSEERIQEIASWLPEGGVRELWQEA is encoded by the coding sequence ATGCCAGATGAAATTTTAAACAAAAATCTTCCAGAAATTGATCTTACAGAAGTTGAAGATTCTAGAGTTCTTATTGCTGATGAGCATCGCTCATTTTTAGAAAAAGTAATGGTTGAAGGCGGATTTGCAGATCCTTATGATGCCAGAGACTTTACTGAAGTTGTTTTTCGGGTTATGCGTGATTTGATGACCACAGAAGCTTCGGATCGGGTAGCAGATGAACTACACGAAGAAGCTATGCCAACCGAAGAAAAAGCACTTCAAATGGAAGTAACCGAGCTTTGGAAAGATACTAATCCGATTGTAGGATTTTTAAGTCGGGTACGTCCACCTTGGCAAGGGCCTGGTATCTTTAAAATTGATTCTGACCGTTTCTTTTTCCGAGTCGCTAATGAAGGTGGATTGGAAAGAACTTCTCAAAACAAAGATGAGCAGAGAAAGCAAGCAGTTAAAGCTGTATTTTCTGCTACCAAAGAGCAATTATCCGAAGAACGAATTCAAGAGATTGCCAGTTGGCTTCCTGAAGGTGGAGTAAGAGAACTTTGGCAAGAAGCGTAA
- a CDS encoding DUF3172 domain-containing protein codes for MKRKNRYDYDRYDPPTSKGYASTAEKKLFDPTKIAIIASVFILGIVVGIALNFGTNADPTRIESRSQIDMQAPNAELCQQFGASAIVANMRVFLTLNPFNVFVTQPTMQPGCVLRQNNWSILEQQKLVSNDQVRDCKRRMNTFAFTGVLESSPNIDCVYQNDAAGNLFLNKPGTSGARPESDSF; via the coding sequence ATGAAACGCAAAAATAGATACGATTACGACCGTTACGATCCTCCTACTTCCAAAGGTTATGCTTCAACTGCCGAAAAAAAACTATTTGACCCTACCAAAATCGCAATTATAGCTAGTGTTTTTATTTTGGGAATTGTAGTTGGCATTGCCTTAAATTTTGGCACAAATGCCGACCCTACACGCATTGAATCTCGTTCTCAAATCGATATGCAAGCTCCTAATGCAGAATTATGTCAGCAATTTGGAGCTAGTGCGATCGTTGCTAATATGAGAGTATTTTTAACATTAAATCCTTTTAATGTCTTTGTTACCCAACCAACAATGCAACCAGGATGTGTTTTAAGACAAAATAACTGGTCAATTTTAGAACAACAAAAACTGGTTAGTAACGACCAAGTAAGAGATTGTAAGAGAAGAATGAACACTTTCGCCTTTACAGGTGTTTTAGAAAGTTCTCCTAATATTGATTGCGTTTACCAAAATGATGCAGCAGGAAATCTATTTTTAAATAAACCTGGAACTTCTGGTGCTAGACCAGAATCAGATAGTTTTTAA
- a CDS encoding pentapeptide repeat-containing protein: MKYFLRLSTLLFLLILLWFPSPVQAASSSAVTPSTFSEVDFRSKDFSGKNLQSIDFAKVDLESANFSNADLRGAVFNASNLANANLQGVDFSYGFAYLTNFDGADLTDAIFQETILSFSTFEGAKIKNADFTFAVLEKWQVKQLCANASGVNPKTGVDTRESLGCK, from the coding sequence ATGAAGTATTTTCTCCGACTAAGTACTCTTTTGTTCTTGTTAATTTTGCTGTGGTTTCCCTCACCAGTACAAGCTGCTAGTTCATCGGCGGTTACTCCATCGACTTTTAGTGAAGTTGATTTTAGAAGTAAAGATTTTTCTGGTAAAAATTTACAATCTATTGATTTTGCCAAAGTTGATTTGGAATCAGCTAATTTTAGCAATGCAGATTTGAGAGGAGCGGTGTTTAATGCTTCTAATCTAGCTAATGCTAATCTACAGGGAGTTGATTTTAGTTACGGTTTTGCTTACTTAACTAATTTTGATGGGGCAGATTTAACTGATGCAATTTTTCAGGAAACGATTTTGTCTTTTTCTACTTTTGAAGGGGCTAAAATCAAAAACGCCGATTTTACTTTCGCGGTACTAGAAAAATGGCAAGTTAAGCAACTTTGCGCTAACGCTTCAGGAGTTAACCCTAAAACTGGGGTAGATACCCGTGAGTCTCTTGGTTGTAAGTAG
- the trpD gene encoding anthranilate phosphoribosyltransferase yields MVEQFNQSTLDLPRLLQQLLEKQSLSQTQAAQLMEGWLQEEIPPVISGAILAAIQAKGVSADELAGMAQVLQNQSVQQQKIQHDSPVIDTCGTGGDGASTFNISTAVAFIAAAAGVKVAKHGNRSASSKVGSADVLEYLGVNLTASSAKVAAALDEVGITFLFAPGWHPAMKSVAPLRKTLQIRTVFNLLGPLVNPLRPTGQVIGVYDSLFLNSMAGALNKLGIPKAIILHGREKLDEAGLGDSTDLAMLTENKVSLASINPQELGLTSAPVNQLKGGEVEENATILRNVLQGRGTQAQQDALALNAALALQVGEVVGFGNHAQGIEMAKEIISSGAAWLKLEELVKFLAS; encoded by the coding sequence ATGGTAGAACAATTTAACCAAAGCACTTTAGATTTACCTCGACTGCTACAACAGTTATTAGAAAAACAATCTCTCTCCCAAACACAAGCAGCCCAATTGATGGAGGGATGGCTGCAAGAAGAAATTCCTCCTGTAATTTCGGGAGCAATTTTGGCTGCAATCCAAGCTAAAGGAGTTTCGGCAGATGAATTAGCTGGAATGGCACAAGTGTTACAAAACCAATCTGTACAGCAACAAAAAATTCAACATGATTCTCCTGTGATTGATACTTGTGGAACAGGAGGGGATGGAGCTTCTACTTTTAATATTTCTACAGCAGTAGCTTTTATAGCAGCAGCAGCAGGAGTAAAAGTTGCTAAACATGGTAATCGTTCTGCTTCGAGTAAAGTAGGTTCGGCTGATGTTTTGGAATATTTGGGAGTCAACTTAACGGCATCTTCAGCCAAAGTAGCAGCAGCTTTAGATGAAGTAGGAATTACTTTTTTGTTTGCGCCTGGTTGGCATCCTGCGATGAAAAGTGTGGCACCTTTAAGAAAAACTCTTCAAATTAGAACTGTATTTAATCTTTTAGGTCCTTTAGTTAATCCTCTGCGTCCTACTGGTCAAGTTATTGGTGTGTATGACTCTTTATTTTTAAATAGTATGGCAGGAGCGTTAAATAAACTAGGAATACCTAAAGCAATTATTTTACATGGTAGAGAAAAGCTTGACGAAGCAGGATTAGGCGATAGTACAGATTTAGCTATGTTAACTGAAAACAAAGTCAGTTTAGCTAGCATCAATCCTCAAGAATTGGGTTTAACTTCTGCACCAGTGAATCAATTAAAGGGCGGTGAAGTTGAAGAAAATGCAACTATTTTACGTAATGTTCTTCAAGGTAGAGGTACACAAGCTCAACAAGATGCCTTAGCTTTAAATGCTGCTTTAGCTTTACAGGTAGGAGAGGTTGTTGGTTTTGGTAATCATGCTCAAGGTATTGAAATGGCAAAAGAAATCATATCTAGTGGTGCAGCTTGGCTGAAGTTAGAAGAGTTAGTTAAATTTTTAGCAAGTTAG